In one Bacteroidota bacterium genomic region, the following are encoded:
- a CDS encoding sulfatase-like hydrolase/transferase has product MKIHTFVIIIFLFLMISSCEINNKKNKPNIILIMADDMGYECLSSYGGISYDTPFLDHLAANGIQFSNCVSQPLSTPSRVKIMTGNYNYRNYDNFGHINTNEYTFGNLLQDEGYVTCVAGKWQLNGLAYKNDIDDWNDNTKPNKLGFDEYCLWQLTKTAGSGGRYADPLIEHNGSFLKRDKDDYGPDIFSNFILDFIERKKDTPFFIYYPMVLVHDPFVPTPKSKLWENEAIRHKNDTSYFKDMVSYTDKIVSKIYSKLKDLQIENNTIIIFTGDNGTHPTIYSQTKERTIRGGKGNTIDAGTHVPLIVFWPTKIKKGIIFNGLIEFSDFFPTFADIVNKEVESDGYSFLPLLTGKNYTERKTAFVHYDPMWGKNVNQYRNQFIRTIDYKLYQDGKFFNLTNDNLEKMPISADSLEENEMIIKYTLESELKKHPIWKNNE; this is encoded by the coding sequence ATGAAAATACATACTTTTGTTATTATCATTTTCTTATTTCTAATGATTTCATCTTGCGAAATTAATAACAAGAAAAACAAACCAAATATTATTCTTATTATGGCAGATGATATGGGTTACGAGTGTCTGAGTTCTTATGGAGGAATCTCATATGACACTCCTTTTCTTGATCATTTAGCTGCTAATGGAATACAATTTAGTAATTGTGTATCACAGCCATTAAGCACGCCTTCAAGGGTAAAAATAATGACAGGTAATTATAACTATCGCAACTATGATAATTTTGGGCATATAAATACTAATGAATATACATTTGGTAATTTATTACAAGATGAAGGTTATGTAACCTGTGTAGCTGGGAAATGGCAACTAAACGGTCTAGCGTATAAAAATGATATCGACGATTGGAATGACAATACCAAACCAAATAAATTGGGATTTGATGAATATTGTTTATGGCAATTAACCAAAACTGCAGGTTCGGGAGGACGGTATGCAGATCCATTAATCGAACATAATGGTTCGTTTCTAAAAAGAGATAAAGATGATTATGGACCAGATATTTTTTCAAATTTTATATTAGATTTTATTGAAAGAAAAAAAGATACTCCCTTTTTCATATATTATCCAATGGTACTTGTTCACGATCCATTTGTTCCAACACCTAAATCTAAGCTTTGGGAAAACGAAGCAATTCGTCATAAAAATGACACAAGCTATTTTAAGGATATGGTTTCTTATACCGATAAAATTGTGAGTAAAATTTATTCTAAACTTAAAGATCTACAAATCGAAAATAATACCATTATTATCTTCACAGGAGATAATGGAACACATCCAACAATTTATTCACAAACAAAAGAAAGAACTATAAGAGGAGGAAAAGGCAATACAATTGATGCCGGCACCCACGTTCCTTTAATTGTTTTCTGGCCCACCAAAATTAAAAAGGGCATTATTTTCAATGGATTAATTGAGTTTAGTGACTTCTTTCCTACCTTCGCAGATATTGTTAACAAGGAAGTGGAATCTGATGGATATAGCTTTTTACCATTATTAACAGGCAAAAACTATACTGAAAGAAAAACTGCTTTTGTGCATTATGATCCTATGTGGGGTAAAAATGTAAATCAATATAGAAATCAATTTATCAGAACCATTGATTATAAATTGTATCAAGATGGTAAATTTTTCAATTTAACCAACGATAATTTAGAGAAAATGCCAATATCTGCTGATTCACTTGAAGAAAATGAAATGATAATAAAATATACTCTGGAAAGTGAACTAAAGAAACATCCCATTTGGAAAAATAATGAATAA